Proteins from a single region of Hymenobacter aquaticus:
- a CDS encoding NADH-quinone oxidoreductase subunit J family protein: protein MASSSLFFFLSFVALFAALGVVLAKNPVHSVLFLILTFFSLSGHYLILNAQFLAAVNIIVYAGAIMVLFLFVMMFLNLNADTEPHKSALSKVAAAVAGGLLLVVIVAGLRDVQTGTTFTAATFNSQIGMVSQLGMVLYTKYLLPFELASVLFLVAMVGAVMLAKREVGERNF from the coding sequence ATGGCCTCTTCTTCCCTGTTTTTCTTCCTGTCGTTTGTGGCCTTGTTTGCGGCCCTGGGCGTAGTGCTGGCCAAAAACCCGGTGCACAGCGTGCTGTTCCTGATTCTGACGTTCTTCTCGCTTTCGGGGCACTACCTGATTTTGAACGCCCAGTTTCTGGCCGCCGTCAACATTATCGTGTATGCCGGGGCCATCATGGTGCTGTTCCTGTTCGTGATGATGTTCCTGAACCTGAACGCCGACACGGAACCCCATAAATCAGCGCTGTCGAAAGTAGCGGCGGCGGTGGCCGGCGGACTGCTGCTGGTGGTAATCGTGGCCGGGCTGCGCGACGTGCAAACCGGCACGACCTTTACCGCTGCCACGTTCAACTCCCAGATTGGCATGGTCAGCCAGCTGGGCATGGTATTGTACACCAAATACCTGCTGCCCTTCGAGCTGGCCTCGGTGCTGTTTCTGGTGGCCATGGTGGGCGCGGTCATGCTGGCCAAGCGCGAAGTTGGAGAGCGGAACTTCTAG
- a CDS encoding suppressor of fused domain protein: MEYTAKCRKHFESFFGPKSAMRHLEAGPREKLHPAFFVLEFPPEQVYDFWIYCTVGMSLDRGDDNLIELFVYSPHQDDSLVELMTVCAYYHRNVLPLNLHHTVNIGQPWLDDSQCDHAFISLPYFDSEDLELLQHNDVTTHCYWLIPITESERDFKVEKGYEALEGLFEDAKFDYLNPARTSLV; the protein is encoded by the coding sequence ATGGAATACACTGCTAAGTGTCGAAAGCATTTTGAAAGTTTCTTTGGACCTAAGAGCGCCATGAGACACTTAGAAGCTGGTCCACGGGAGAAGCTGCACCCGGCTTTCTTTGTTCTAGAGTTTCCTCCAGAACAGGTGTACGACTTCTGGATTTACTGCACGGTTGGAATGTCCTTAGACCGGGGAGATGATAATCTGATTGAGCTTTTTGTTTACTCTCCCCACCAAGATGACTCCTTGGTCGAGTTGATGACGGTTTGTGCTTATTACCACAGGAACGTGCTACCCTTGAATCTGCATCACACGGTAAACATCGGTCAGCCATGGCTCGACGATTCACAGTGCGACCATGCTTTCATATCCTTACCTTACTTCGATAGCGAAGATCTAGAGCTGTTACAGCACAACGACGTAACGACTCATTGCTACTGGCTTATTCCGATTACCGAGTCGGAAAGGGACTTCAAAGTCGAGAAAGGATATGAAGCATTAGAAGGCTTATTTGAGGACGCTAAATTCGATTACCTAAACCCGGCCCGCACCTCTTTAGTCTGA